A genomic stretch from Scheffersomyces stipitis CBS 6054 chromosome 6, complete sequence includes:
- a CDS encoding predicted protein, with protein sequence MSYDPIPVPKEIQVTIGKGISGTIAIPHSAEAENPYEDGYAPATHKAALILHGQGGHRDYCYQKRLAHKLAADLGIYSLRIDFRGCGSSAENEDAQKGRVLAQDVDDIQACAEFLRDGKLNPLGMSFTLSSIIGHSRGSVAMFLWAMLQDEYSKLGDPNAIIVPNLINCSGRFSSPTVADRYPLHDEFFKEVPMMCLRHGQMSEILIPKSELVSLSKPDLSKLHGLTTEWSVLSIYGLEDEIIPINDSSLYANALNRGYFSHRLELIPKADHNFYGVEPIEHDDHNIEQNPENLPLNKKQVVNYNFKVIDIIANFLSPENELQRFLHTSLEIGRLSRWKNVEGVSNFRDIGGWKIHNPTFPLNSSSSFPEKSALQYYVKPHTAFRCANISGIKPAGLKTLQELGVKAVFDLRSDGEVEQDGVPQNLEQYGIKRIHAPVFSKDDYSPHAIAIRYTNLMTSWNTYVHVYENMLEFGIGAYRTIFEYILKENKPFVFHCTAGKDRTGILGMLILLLLGVDKNTIAKEYELTTIGLRPDHPQLREKFVETTRKLREKLGDNSDVELLISQGRKNWTIEEDGFNNLISSRYEAMLATIEMFHDTYGNIVKYMKTELGFTDSEIKRIYENLIIIDPQSRGFEVSGALNWDHRNSGRVKL encoded by the coding sequence ATGTCATACGATCCAATCCCAGTACCCAAAGAAATCCAGGTCACCATTGGAAAAGGTATCTCAGGTACTATAGCCATACCCCACTCTGCCGAAGCTGAAAACCCATATGAAGATGGGTACGCACCAGCTACCCACAAGGCTGCTTTGATTCTCCATGGTCAGGGAGGTCACAGAGACTACTGCTACCAAAAACGTCTTGCTCACAAGCTTGCAGCCGATCTCGGAATCTACTCGCTTCGTATTGATTTCCGTGGCTGTGGATCCTCGgctgaaaatgaagatgctCAGAAAGGAAGAGTCCTTGCACAAGATGTGGATGACATTCAAGCTTGTGCTGAGTTCCTTAGAGATGGAAAGCTCAACCCTCTAGGCATGTCATTCACGTTGCTGTCGATTATCGGCCATTCGCGTGGTTCTGTAGCCATGTTCTTGTGGGCCATGCTCCAAGATGAGTATCTGAAGCTTGGTGATCCAAATGCTATCATCGTTCCAAATTTGATTAACTGTTCAGGAAGATTTTCTCTGCCTACTGTAGCTGACAGATACCCTCTTCATGACGAGTTCTTTAAAGAGGTACCCATGATGTGTCTCAGACATGGCCAGATGTCTGAGATCTTGATCCCCAAAAGTGAGTTGGTGTCTCTATCCAAGCCCGATCTCTCCAAGTTACACGGCTTGACTACAGAATGGTCTGTCTTGAGTATTTATGGACTTGAGGACGAGATTATACCCATTAATGATAGTTCCTTATATGCCAATGCCTTGAACAGAGGTTATTTCTCCCATAGATTGGAATTAATTCCCAAGGCTGACCACAATTTCTATGGAgttgaaccaattgaacACGATGACCACaacattgaacaaaatcCAGAAAACTTACCACTTAACAAAAAGCAGGTTGTCAACTACAACTTTAAGGTGATCGATATTAtagccaacttcttgagtCCTGAAAATGAACTCCAACGTTTCTTGCACACGTCCTTGGAGATTGGAAGATTATCGAGATGGAAAAACGTCGAAGGGGTGAGTAATTTTAGAGATATTGGTGGTTGGAAGATTCATAATCCCACTTTCCCCTTAAATTCAAGCTCAAGTTTCCCAGAAAAAAGCGCCTTGCAGTACTATGTCAAGCCTCATACCGCTTTCCGTTGTGCTAATATTTCTGGCATCAAACCAGCAGGTTTGAAAACTCTCCAAGAATTGGGGGTGAAGGCTGTGTTCGATCTTCGTTCTGATGGTGAAGTTGAGCAAGATGGAGTACCACAAAACTTAGAGCAGTATGGAATCAAAAGGATACATGCACCAGTCTTCTCCAAGGATGATTACTCTCCTCACGCAATTGCTATTAGATATACCAACTTAATGACCAGTTGGAACACTTATGTCCATGTTTATGAGAATATGTTGGAATTTGGTATTGGTGCTTACAGAACTATTTTCGAGTACATCCTCAAGGAAAACAAACCTTTCGTGTTCCACTGCACCGCTGGTAAGGACAGAACTGGTATCTTAGGAATGTTGATATTATTGTTACTTGGTGTTGATAAAAATACAATTGCCAAGGAATACGAGTTGACGACCATTGGCTTAAGACCAGACCATCCTCAATTAAGGGAAAAGTTTGTGGAAACGACCAGAAAGTTGAGAGAGAAATTGGGCGATAATAGTGATGTCGAACTCTTGATTTCTCAAGGTAGAAAGAATTGGACcatcgaagaagatggattcaacaacttgatcagTTCCAGATACGAAGCTATGTTGGCCACAATTGAAATGTTCCATGATACCTATGGTAACATTGTCAAATATATGAAGACCGAATTGGGCTTCACAGACAGTGAAATCAAGAGAATCTACGAAAACTTAATTATTATTGATCCTCAAAGTCGTGGATTCGAAGTTTCGGGAGCTCTCAACTGGGACCACAGGAACCTGGGAAGAGTCAAGTTGTAA